One window of Lawsonibacter asaccharolyticus genomic DNA carries:
- a CDS encoding serinethreonine transporter SstT, whose product MELLCKWNQLSLVKRILIGLILGAVLGFLLPGASFLSLLGTLFVGALKALAPLLVFFLVLHSLAQHKKGAKSNMSTVIALYLIGTLLAALCAVVASFLFPSTLALAQEAASSAPGGIGEILQTLLNNAVSNPISAMAEANYIGVLLWAVVFGIALRDASDRTKQVLGDLSDALSTAIRWVISCAPFGILGLVFTTVSETGFSSFLDYGRLLCVLAGCMFFVALIVNPILVFLCIRRNPYPLVFRCLKESGIMAFFTRSSAANIPVNLRLCKELGLDEEKYSVSIPLGATINMAGAAITISVLTLAAANTLGISVDFPTAFLLSVVASIAACGSSGVAGGSLLLIPMACSLFGIPNDIAMQVVGIGFIIGVVQDSCETALNSSSDVLFTAAAEFRSRRLAARQD is encoded by the coding sequence ATGGAACTGCTTTGCAAATGGAACCAGCTCAGCCTGGTCAAACGTATTCTGATCGGCCTGATCCTGGGCGCTGTCCTGGGCTTCCTCCTGCCCGGCGCCTCCTTCCTCAGCCTCCTGGGCACCCTGTTCGTAGGCGCGCTGAAGGCCCTGGCCCCCCTGCTTGTCTTTTTCCTGGTCTTGCACTCCCTGGCACAGCACAAGAAAGGGGCCAAGAGCAACATGAGCACCGTCATCGCGCTCTACCTCATCGGCACCCTTCTGGCTGCGCTGTGTGCGGTGGTTGCCAGCTTTCTGTTTCCCTCCACCCTGGCGCTGGCCCAGGAGGCCGCCTCCAGCGCCCCCGGCGGCATCGGCGAGATCCTCCAGACCCTGCTCAACAACGCGGTGAGCAACCCCATCTCCGCTATGGCGGAGGCCAACTATATCGGGGTGCTGCTGTGGGCTGTGGTCTTCGGCATCGCCCTGCGGGACGCCTCCGACCGCACCAAGCAGGTGCTGGGCGATCTGTCTGACGCCCTCTCCACCGCCATCCGCTGGGTCATCAGCTGCGCCCCCTTCGGCATCCTGGGTCTGGTGTTCACCACGGTATCGGAGACCGGCTTCTCCTCCTTCCTGGACTACGGCCGCCTGCTCTGCGTCCTGGCGGGCTGCATGTTCTTCGTGGCCTTGATCGTCAACCCCATTCTGGTCTTCCTGTGCATCCGGCGCAACCCCTATCCTCTGGTGTTCCGCTGCCTGAAGGAGAGCGGCATCATGGCCTTCTTCACCCGCAGCTCCGCCGCTAATATCCCGGTCAACCTGCGGCTGTGCAAGGAGCTGGGCCTGGACGAGGAGAAGTACTCCGTCTCCATCCCCTTGGGAGCCACCATCAACATGGCTGGGGCCGCCATCACCATCTCGGTCCTCACCCTGGCCGCTGCCAACACCCTGGGCATCTCGGTGGACTTTCCTACCGCCTTCCTGCTCAGCGTGGTAGCCTCCATCGCCGCCTGCGGCTCCTCCGGTGTGGCGGGGGGCTCCCTGCTGCTGATTCCCATGGCGTGCAGCCTGTTCGGCATTCCCAACGACATCGCCATGCAGGTGGTGGGCATCGGCTTCATCATCGGCGTCGTCCAGGACTCCTGCGAGACGGCACTGAACTCCTCCTCCGACGTGCTGTTCACCGCGGCCGCCGAGTTCCGCAGCCGCCGCCTGGCCGCTCGTCAGGACTGA
- a CDS encoding DNA gyrase subunit A has protein sequence MPKKKNPDETKPKVTNPNVMGLRAEVLEQPITETLEINYMPYAMSVIVSRAIPEIDGFKPSHRKLLYTMYQMKLLGGARTKSANVVGQTMKLNPHGDAAIYDTLVRLSRGYGALLHPLVDSKGNFGKVYSRDMAWAASRYTEVRLDPICAELFRDIDQDTVDFVDNYDGKLKEPTLLPTTFPNVLVSANQGIAVGMASNLCGFNLGEVCDTTIAYLKDPDHDLMSTLKAPDLPTGGELLYDASELASIYRTGRGSFKVRAKWRYLKADNIIEVYEIPYSTTVEAIMDKVAELIKSGKIREITDMRDETDLSGLKLTIDLKRGTDPDKLMAKLFKSTPLMDSQSCNFNILIAGMPRVMGVREILEEWTAWRSDCVRRRTYFSLKKKQEKLHLLKGLKRILLDIDRAIRIIRETEEDAEVVPNLMIGFGIDQIQAEFVADIRLRNINKEYILKRTQEVDSLEEEIADLQDLVNSPRRIRQVIIGELEQVKKKYALPRRTDIVYDHQTEELLTAEEEVPDYPVNLFLSREGYLKKITPQSLRMSGEQKYKDGDGPFLTWEASNRDELLVFTDRQQCYKTRLSEFEDTKASVLGDYLPTKLAMDQEERVVWACIPGDYRRQLLFFFDNGKAARVELSAYQTQTRRKKLTGAYSDKAPLVSAFLLEEDQEMAVYSTEGRCMIFHTSALSPKTTRTTQGVNVMSLKPKYRVEKALPLAQTPIRNAARYRARSLPIAGALLREPDRGEEQMTLL, from the coding sequence ATGCCAAAGAAGAAAAACCCCGACGAGACCAAACCCAAGGTAACCAACCCCAACGTCATGGGCCTGCGGGCCGAGGTGCTGGAGCAGCCCATCACCGAGACGCTGGAGATCAACTATATGCCCTATGCCATGTCGGTCATCGTCTCCCGGGCCATCCCGGAGATCGACGGCTTCAAGCCCTCCCACCGGAAGCTGCTCTACACCATGTATCAGATGAAACTGCTGGGCGGGGCCCGTACCAAGAGCGCTAACGTAGTAGGCCAGACCATGAAGCTCAACCCTCACGGGGACGCCGCCATCTACGACACCTTGGTCCGCCTCTCCCGGGGCTACGGGGCCCTGCTCCACCCCCTTGTGGACTCCAAGGGCAACTTTGGAAAGGTGTACTCCCGAGACATGGCCTGGGCCGCCAGCCGATACACCGAGGTGCGGCTGGACCCCATCTGCGCCGAGCTGTTTCGGGACATCGACCAGGACACCGTGGACTTTGTGGACAACTACGACGGCAAGCTGAAGGAGCCCACCCTCCTGCCCACCACCTTTCCCAACGTGCTGGTCTCCGCCAACCAGGGCATCGCCGTTGGCATGGCCAGCAACCTGTGCGGCTTCAACCTGGGGGAGGTGTGCGACACCACCATCGCCTATCTGAAGGACCCGGACCACGATCTCATGTCCACCCTGAAGGCCCCCGACCTGCCCACCGGCGGTGAACTGCTCTACGACGCCTCGGAGCTGGCCTCCATCTACCGCACCGGACGGGGCTCCTTCAAGGTGCGCGCCAAGTGGCGCTACCTCAAGGCGGACAACATCATCGAGGTCTACGAAATCCCCTACTCCACCACCGTGGAGGCCATCATGGACAAGGTGGCTGAGCTCATCAAGTCGGGCAAGATCCGTGAGATCACCGACATGCGGGACGAGACCGACCTGTCCGGCCTGAAGCTGACTATCGACCTGAAGCGGGGCACTGACCCGGACAAGCTGATGGCCAAGCTGTTCAAGTCCACCCCCCTGATGGACAGCCAGTCCTGCAACTTCAACATCCTCATCGCCGGGATGCCCCGGGTGATGGGGGTGCGGGAGATCCTGGAGGAGTGGACCGCCTGGCGCAGCGACTGCGTGCGCCGCCGCACATACTTCTCCCTGAAGAAGAAGCAGGAGAAGCTGCACCTGCTCAAGGGCCTCAAGCGCATCCTGCTGGACATCGACCGGGCCATCCGCATCATCCGGGAGACCGAGGAGGACGCGGAGGTAGTGCCCAACCTGATGATCGGCTTTGGCATTGACCAGATCCAGGCCGAGTTCGTAGCCGACATCCGCCTGCGGAACATCAACAAGGAGTACATCCTCAAGCGCACCCAGGAGGTGGACTCCCTGGAGGAGGAGATCGCTGACCTCCAGGACCTGGTGAACAGCCCCCGCCGCATCCGTCAGGTCATCATCGGTGAGCTGGAGCAAGTCAAGAAAAAGTACGCCCTCCCCCGCCGCACCGATATCGTCTATGACCACCAGACCGAGGAGCTGCTCACCGCTGAGGAGGAGGTCCCCGACTACCCGGTGAATCTCTTCCTGTCCCGGGAGGGATATCTGAAGAAAATCACCCCCCAGTCCCTGCGGATGTCCGGCGAGCAGAAGTATAAGGACGGCGACGGCCCCTTCCTTACCTGGGAGGCCTCCAACCGGGACGAGCTGCTGGTCTTTACCGACAGGCAGCAGTGCTATAAGACCCGGCTCAGCGAATTTGAGGACACCAAGGCCAGCGTGCTGGGGGACTACCTGCCCACCAAGCTTGCCATGGACCAGGAGGAGCGGGTGGTCTGGGCCTGCATCCCCGGGGACTACCGCCGCCAGCTGCTCTTCTTCTTTGACAACGGCAAGGCGGCCCGGGTGGAACTGTCCGCCTACCAGACCCAGACCCGCCGGAAAAAGCTCACCGGGGCCTATTCCGACAAGGCCCCCCTGGTCTCCGCCTTCCTGCTGGAGGAGGACCAGGAGATGGCGGTCTACTCCACCGAGGGGCGCTGCATGATCTTCCACACCTCCGCCCTCTCCCCCAAGACTACCCGCACCACCCAGGGGGTCAACGTCATGTCCCTCAAGCCTAAATACCGGGTGGAGAAGGCCCTGCCCCTGGCTCAGACCCCCATCCGCAACGCCGCCCGCTACCGGGCCCGCTCCCTGCCCATTGCGGGAGCCCTCCTTCGGGAGCCCGACCGGGGAGAGGAGCAGATGACCCTGCTGTAA